In Zingiber officinale cultivar Zhangliang chromosome 3B, Zo_v1.1, whole genome shotgun sequence, a single window of DNA contains:
- the LOC121967120 gene encoding transcriptional corepressor SEUSS-like translates to MIPSGSSNSIGGAQSVNPSLLRSNSGLLGGSQPGSVPSQPPFSSLVSPRSQFNSNSLLGSISNVPPLSNSFGNGGPVGGLSSPPANLQQHGGFGAVDTVISAGTNPLSFTASATQSQGQQQCFQNPSSSQVLADQPQFQIDAVLNFQQQFSLPPSQQQQQQLLRGGLSNLNHLAPVKLEPQMGSIKLEPQMGPNNHIGPSQQLQTFRGISTVKMEPQQLQALRSLGPVKMENQHSDPSMFLQQQQLQQQQQQQHIFQLSRQNSHAAAAQLSFLQQQRIFQLQQQQQQQQQQQQIAKTLPQQRSQLHQQLLQQNLPIRTAMKSTMYEPGMCARRLTQYMYHQQHRPQDNNIEFWRKFVAEYFAPDAKKRWCVSLYGTGRQTTGVLPQDVWHCEICTHKPGRGFETTVEVLPRLFQIKYASGTLEELLYVDMPREYQNALGQIVLDYSKAIQESVFEQLRVVRDGHLRIVFNPDLKISSWEFCARRHEELVPRRVIIPQVSQLGAVVQRYQAATQNAPSGLPIQDLQNTCNSFVASARQLAKALEVPLVNDLGYTKRYVRCLQISEVVNSMKDLIDHSKETGVGPIESLINFPGRQQQIIDQNANHNNPSSMHAAGLQISAASNDVGTNNSLDAASSLSASAAAIVGTPQNSMNTEQEKQMNSLSNPYAGNNVQIPSASSSNSVPPFKPSCSNNPVSISQNATHLSTTSASLAMLQENDVNDSQSSVQQILQELMMSSQLNDVNPMETDMKPINGMHPTLSAMAPSLNAGTGFTALYGTGTSASASGMRAAMTTNGMVMNGRHGTIPLPHDPTAINRQSQDLNNQLLDRLEAVNKFDNLQFDWKSSP, encoded by the exons ATGATTCCATCAGGGTCTTCGAATTCCATCGGTGGCGCTCAGTCAGTTAACCCCTCTCTTCTCCggtcaaattcaggcttgcttggAGGATCCCAGCCTGGTTCAGTTCCATCtcaacctcctttctcttctctggtGTCCCCTCGCTCCCAATTTAACAGCAATAGCTTGCTTGGTAGTATATCAAATGTCCCACCTCTCAGCAATTCATTCGGGAACGGAGGACCTGTTGGGGGCCTTTCCTCGCCACCAGCAAATCTTCAGCAGCATGGTGGATTTGGTGCCGTTGATACAGTTATCTCTGCTGGGACTAATCCTTTGTCATTCACAGCTTCGGCAACCCAAAGCCAGGGCCAACAACAATGTTTTCAGAATCCTTCAAGCAGCCAAGTTCTTGCGGACCAACCACAGTTTCAAATTGATGCAGTGCTCAATTTCCAGCAGCAGTTCTCTCTTCCACCAAGTCAGCAGCAACAACAGCAGCTTCTTCGGGGAGGATTGAGTAACCTGAATCACTTGGCACCTGTTAAGTTGGAGCCACAAATGGGTTCCATTAAGTTGGAACCCCAAATGGGCCCTAATAATCATATTGGTCCATCACAGCAATTACAAACATTTCGTGGCATCAGCACAGTAAAAATGGAGCCGCAACAATTACAAGCCTTAAGAAGCTTGGGTCCTGTTAAAATGGAAAACCAACATTCAGATCCATCAATGTTTTTGCAACAGCAACAGCTGCAAcagcagcaacagcagcaacataTTTTTCAGTTATCAAGGCAAAATTCTCATGCTGCTGCTGCACAATTGAGTTTCTTGCAGCAACAAAGGATTTTTCAgttgcagcagcagcagcaacaacaacaacaacagcagcagATTGCTAAAACTCTACCTCAGCAACGAAGTCAGCTGCACCAACAGCTTCTCCAACAAAATCTACCAATTAGAACTGCAATGAAATCAACAATGTATGAGCCAGGGATGTGTGCTCGGAGGCTAACCCAGTATATGTACCATCAGCAACACCGACCACAG GACAACAACATTGAATTCTGGAGAAAATTTGTAGCTGAGTATTTTGCTCCGGATGCGAAGAAGAGGTGGTGCGTCTCTCTTTATGGAACTGGTCGTCAAACTACTGGTGTTTTGCCACAG GATGTGTGGCACTGTGAGATATGTACCCATAAACCTGGACGTGGTTTTG AAACTACTGTCGAGGTTTTACCGAGGCTCTTCCAAATAAAATATGCTAGTGGCACCTTAGAGGAACTTCTGTATGTTGACATGCCCCGTGAGTATCAGAATGCCTTGGGTCAAATTGTGTTGGATTACTCCAAGGCAATTCAGGAGAGCGTCTTTGAGCAATTACGAGTAGTGCGTGATGGCCATCTCCGGATTGTTTTCAATCCCGATCTAAAG ATATCTTCATGGGAGTTCTGCGCTAGGCGCCATGAGGAGCTTGTTCCTCGGAGAGTAATCATTCCTCAG GTTAGCCAACTTGGTGCTGTGGTACAAAGGTATCAGGCGGCAACTCAAAATGCACCATCAGGCCTACCAATACAGGACTTACAAAACACTTGTAACTC GTTTGTAGCATCTGCTCGTCAATTGGCCAAAGCTCTGGAAGTACCATTGGTAAATGATTTAGGGTATACAAAAAGATATGTTAGGTGCCTTCAG ATATCTGAAGTGGTCAACAGTATGAAGGATCTGATTGATCATAGCAAAGAAACTGGAGTTGGACCAATAG AAAGCCTGATTAACTTCCCCGGAAGACAACAGCAAATCATTGATCAGAATGCAAATCATAACAATCCGAGCTCTATGCATGCCGCAGGTTTGCAAATTTCTGCGGCCAGCAATGACGTTGGTACGAACAACTCCCTTGATGCTGCTTCATCTTTATCTGCATCAGCTGCTGCCATTGTTGGCACCCCCCAAAATTCTATGAATACTGAGCAAGAAAAGCAGATGAATTCTTTGAGCAACCCGTACGCTGGAAATAATGTACAGATTCCTTCTGCCAGCTCATCGAATTCGGTACCTCCTTTCAAACCTTCGTGTAGCAACAACCCAGTTTCGATCTCACAGAATGCTACTCACCTGAGCACTACTTCTGCAAGTTTGGCTATGTTACAAGAAAATGATGTGAATGATTCACAGAGCTCTGTCCAGCAAATTCTACAAGAACTGATGATGTCTTCACAGTTGAATGATGTGAACCCAATGGAAACCGATATGAAGCCAATTAATGGGATGCATCCAACCTTGAGTGCAATGGCACCGAGCTTGAACGCGGGGACTGGTTTCACAGCTTTGTATGGAACTGGTACATCTGCTTCAGCGAGTGGGATGCGAGCAGCAATGACAACTAATGGCATGGTTATGAATGGGAGGCATGGAACAATTCCACTTCCTCACGATCCGACAGCTATTAACCGTCAATCGCAAGATTTGAATAACCAACTATTGGACAGGTTAGAAGCTGTTAACAAGTTTGATAATCTACAATTCGATTGGAAGTCTTCTCCATAG
- the LOC121968449 gene encoding uncharacterized protein LOC121968449 has translation MATSLLMAALSKRRTWVCFFLLVYALLLSFSWSLLVSIRSWYAAAPADSPWPALYASVLYGAVFGLLSMGAALAVAVPATLVTWITVLVLLAFAGKPRRALVMEGRRVTADISSVAVKILLREGNLVAGVCAAASFFALLHNHNHNNSSRGPSAAADHHL, from the coding sequence ATGGCCACGTCTCTGCTGATGGCGGCGCTGAGCAAGCGCCGCACCTGGGTCTGCTTCTTCCTGCTCGTCTACGCCCTCCTCCTCTCCTTCTCGTGGTCGCTCCTCGTCTCCATCCGCTCCTGGTACGCCGCCGCCCCGGCCGACTCCCCCTGGCCCGCCCTCTACGCCTCTGTCCTCTACGGCGCCGTCTTCGGCCTCCTCTCCATGGGCGCCGCCCTCGCCGTCGCCGTCCCCGCTACGCTCGTCACCTGGATCACCGTCCTCGTCCTGCTCGCCTTCGCCGGGAAGCCCCGACGGGCCCTCGTCATGGAGGGCCGCCGCGTCACCGCCGACATCTCCTCCGTCGCTGTCAAGATCCTCCTCCGCGAGGGCAATCTCGTCGCCGGCGTCTGCGCCGCCGCCAGCTTCTTCGCCCTCCTCCACAACCACAACCATAACAACAGCAGCAGAGGCCCCTCCGCCGCAGCAGATCACCACCTATAG